The following coding sequences lie in one Alicyclobacillus curvatus genomic window:
- a CDS encoding spore coat protein: MDSRAMLAPHEMMELHELFNMKTAGLAKAKAIDGMVTDKDLKMLIEQDIAQSMQDIRDLQPYLEQARTQEQARTYEHSRTEARPQG, translated from the coding sequence TTGGACTCTAGGGCGATGTTAGCTCCGCACGAGATGATGGAACTCCACGAACTGTTCAACATGAAAACCGCTGGTTTGGCAAAGGCAAAAGCAATCGATGGGATGGTCACGGACAAAGACCTAAAAATGCTCATCGAACAAGACATTGCGCAATCTATGCAGGATATCCGTGATTTACAGCCATATCTGGAGCAGGCCCGAACCCAGGAGCAAGCCCGAACGTACGAACATAGTCGAACAGAAGCCCGACCACAGGGGTAG